GGACGGCCGGCGTCCCTCCAACCGCGGCCACGGCCTCGATCGCGCGTTTGACGACGGGCAGGCTCTCCTTCATGCGGAACGGATAATAATCGGTCTCGGCCTTGAATTTGACGCGGCCGGACTTGCCTTGCGTGTTCTTGACGCGCTTGGCGGCCTTCTCGAACGCCGCCTTGTAGGCTTTGGTGATCTCCTTGAAAAACTTTCCATCGTGGCTGCGGCTTTCGCCGCGCACGTGCACATAGTCGGTGACGACATTGGTTGCATCGCCTGCGGGGCGGCCCTCGCCGCCGGTGACCGGACCTACATTGCTCGTGCCCTGCCGCTTGCCCTTCACCACCTTGCCGAACCAGCCGCCGGCCTTCACCTCGGCGAGCGCAAGCGCAAGGATCATGGTCGAGCTGATGCCGCGCTCCGGCGCAACGCCGGCATGCGAGGCGCGGCCGAAAATCTCGACATTCCAGCGATCCGCACCGACGGCGCCGATGGTGACGTTGGAGGCGGAGCCGCCGTCATAGTTGAAGGCCATGACCGGCGAGCCGAGCTCCTCCGTCTTGACGTGTCGCGCGCCATAGAGCCCGCTCTCCTCCCGCACGCAGAACAACAGCGTGATCGGCGGATGATCGAGCTGCTGCTTCGCAAGCTCAGCCGCCAACGTGACGAGAACGCCGCAGCCACAGCGGTTATCGCCGCCGAGCGCGGTCTTGGCCGCATTGACGATCTTGCGCCCCGACCGCTTCGGCTTCGCGCCGGCGCACAGCGGCACCGTGTCCATGTGGGTCATGAACATGATCCGCGGCTGGTTGTGCATCGCGCCGCGGCCGGGCAGATCGACGATGAGGTTGCCGGTCTCGGTCGGCACGGGAATGCGCGTGTTGGCATCGTCGAGGCGGATCGCCCCCGCCGGGACGCCGCTCTCTCGCAGCGCCGCCGTAAGCTCGCGCCCGATCGCCGCCTCCTTTCCAGTCACGCCCTCGACGGCAAGGAAGCGCATGAGGCGGTCAGTGGCGGCCTGGGTGTCGACGGACATGAATGATTCCCTTGATGGACGGTGCGAGCAAGCATCCGTTGCAGCGGCCGGTTCCGCAAGGCTCCTCACCGCAATTCGCCCGGCGATTCCGGCATCGCCCTCCGCTTCAAATGCAGAGGCTGAGCAGCTTGACGTGGCAATCCCTGGATTTCGGTCCACCCGAGGGAGCGGCGTCACGTTTCACGGCGACGACGGGCTCCTTGTCCTTTTTGCCCTTGCCCGGCTTCGGCTCGTAATCGCCCGCGATCACCATGGCCCAGTAGGTGCGCTTGCCGCTGGCATTCCTGGCGCTCGCGATTCCGACGCGGGATGCGTTGTGCAACAAGAGGTTCTTGCGGTGCCCGGAGGAGTCGATCCACTGTCCCAGCGTCTTCTCGAAACTGTCATAACCATAGGCGATGTTCTCGGCGGCGCGCCCCGCATGCGCCGGCGCGACCCGCCTGGTGAACGAGCCGAGGACTTCGTGGCTGAGATCGTCCTTGGCCGCCATGGCCTGCGCCTGCTCCAGCGCAATGCGGTCCAGCGTTGCATCACGCACGACGCGGGCCTCGCCGTGCTTGAGGCGGAAGCCGGAGATCAGCTCGGCCGGAGACTCGGCAGCCATGACAGGCGCGGCCAGCAGCACAAGGCCGGCCATCAGTCCGCTGACCATACGACGCGTCGTCGTCCCCCAGGCGCCCATCGGTCTCCAAGCCCGCGCGGTAATCCGCCGTTTCTCCACCGGCAATGTGGACGCTTCAAGGCGCGCGCCAGGCATCGCCTCCATGTGAGCGTGTAATGGCACGAGGCCCGTACTTGCGCTAGCATTTCGTGGAAAGGTCGCCCGGCGAAAGCTGCGGCTGCAGAACCTTCGAGGAGCATTGTGATGGAATACCGACGCTTGGGTTTGTCAGGGCTCACCGTGCCGGCGCTCAGTCTTGGAACTGGCACCTTCGGCGGGGTTGGTCGCCTCGCGGCGTGGGGCACCACCGATGCGACCGAGGCGCGGCGCCTGCTGGATATCTGCCTTGATGCCGGCGTGTCGATGTTCGACAGCGCCGACGTCTATTCGCTTGGCGAATCCGAGCGCGTGCTCGGCGAGGCGATCAAAGGTCGCCGCGACAAGGTTTTGATCTCGACCAAGGCGACGTTCCGCTTCGGCGATGGGCCCAACGACATCGGCTCATCACGGCAACATCTGCTCGCAGCGATCGACGGATCGCTCAAGCGGCTTGGCACCGACTATATCGACCTGTTCCAGCTCCATGGCTTCGACGCCTTTACGCCGCCCGAAGAGGTGCTTGCGACACTCGATGGGCTCGTACGCGCCGGCAAGATCCGCTATGTCGGCGTTTCGAACTTCTCGGGCTGGCACCTGATGAAGTCCCTCGCCGTCGCCGACAAATACGGCTATCCGCGCTACGTCGCCAATCAGACCTACTATTCGCTGATCGGGCGCGACTACGAATGGGAGCTGATGCCGCTCGGCCTGGATCAGGGCATCGGCGCTGTCGTCTGGTCGCCCCTCGGCTGGGGGCGTCTCACCGGAAAGATACGCCGGGGTCAGCCGAAGCCCGAGGTCAGCCGCTTGCCCAAAACCGCCGACTTCGGGCCGCCCGTACCCGACGAGCACGTCTATCATGTCGTGGACGCGATCGACGAGGTTGCCAGGGAAACCGGGAAAAGCGTGTCGCAAATCGCATTGAACTGGTTGCTCCGGCGTCCGACGGTTTCGACCTTGATCATTGGCGCACGCAACGAGGCGCAATTGCGCGAAAATCTCGGCGCGGTCGGCTGGTCATTGACCAAGGATCAGATCGAGCGGCTGGATGCAGCCAGCAAGGTGACGCTGCCCTATCCTTACTGGCACCAGCGGACGACCTTCACCGACCGCAATCCGCCGCCGGTCTAAGGCGGGTGAAATCGAGCGCCGGTGGATAGCGGCCGAGCGCGGCCGCCCTGCATGGCTGACCTACGGCTGCGCGCGGGCGCGCGCGCTTTACGCTTTCGCGAATTCCTGCTCCTCTACCCGACAAATCGGCCGGATCAACCGGCCTGCCGTAAGGGAGAGACGCGATGAAGCTCGGCACTGCGATCGCGGAAATCATGAAGCGCGAGGGGATCGAGATCCTCTGCGGCTATCCGGTCAACCACCTGATCGAGCACGCCGCGAAGGCCGAGATCCGCCCCGTGATGGTGCGGCAGGAGCGCGTCGGGATCCACATGGCCGATGCGATCTCTCGCGTTACGTCCGGGCGCTCGATCGGCGCCTTCTGCATGCAGCATGGTCCCGGCGCGGAGAACGCCATGGGCGGTGTCGCGCAGTGCTTCGGCGAGTCCGTCCCCGTGCTGGTGCTGCCGATGGGCTATCAGCGCAGGCTCTCGCACATCGAGCCGAACTTCAACTCCAGCGAGGTAATGAAGGCGTTCGCCAAATCCTCCGAGCCGATCATCCTCGCCGCCGAAGTCTCCAATATCTTTCGCCGCGCCTTCACCAGATTGAAGAACGGCCGCGGTGGTCCCGTGATTGTCGAGATCCCCGCGGACATGTGGAACGAGGAGGTGCCGGCCCCCCTCGACTACACGCCGGTGCTGCGCACCCGCTACGCCGCCGACCCTGTTCACGTGAAGGAGGCCGCGGCGCTTCTCATCAACGCCAAGCGGCCGGTGATCTATGCCGGCCAGGGCGTGCATTACGCGCAGGCCTGGCCGCAACTGAAGCGGCTCGCCGAGTGTCTCGCGATCCCCGTCACCACCAGCCTCGGCGGCAAGTCGTCGTTTCCGGAAACGCATCCGCTCTCGCTCGGCTCGGGCGGGCTCGCCGTGCCGCGCGCGGTGCCGAAGTTCCTTGCCGAGGCCGACGTGATTTTTGGCATCGGCTGCTCCTTCACCGAGACCAGCTTCGGCATCGCCATGCCCAAGGGCAAGACCATCATCCATTCGACGCTCGACCCGAACCATCTCAACAAGGATGTCGAAGCCAAGGTCGGGCTCGTCGGCGATGCCGGCCTGGTGCTCGATGCGCTGCTGGACGAGATCGGCAAGACGGTCACGTCGGACCGTGATGCCTCGGCGGTTGCGGCCGAGATCGCGGCGTCCCACAAGGAATGGCTCGCAAAATGGATGCCAAAACTCACCAGCAACGACGCGCCGCTCAATCCCTATCGCGTGCTCTGGGATCTCCAGCACACCGTCGACATCCACAACACCATCATCACGCATGATGCCGGCAGCCCGCGCGACCAGCTCTCGCCGTTCTGGAAGGCGGTCGAACCCCTCTCCTATCTCGGCTGGGGCAAGACCACGCAGCTCGGCTACGGCCTCGGTCTCGCGATGGGTGCCAAGCTCGCAAAGCCCGACAAGCTCTGCATCAATGTGTGGGGCGATGCCGCGATCGGATTTACGGGCATGGATTTCGAGACCGCGGTGCGCGAGCGCATTCCGATCCTGTCGATCCTGCTCAACAATTTCTCGATGGCGATCG
This region of Bradyrhizobium sp. CCGUVB1N3 genomic DNA includes:
- a CDS encoding M20/M25/M40 family metallo-hydrolase, translating into MSVDTQAATDRLMRFLAVEGVTGKEAAIGRELTAALRESGVPAGAIRLDDANTRIPVPTETGNLIVDLPGRGAMHNQPRIMFMTHMDTVPLCAGAKPKRSGRKIVNAAKTALGGDNRCGCGVLVTLAAELAKQQLDHPPITLLFCVREESGLYGARHVKTEELGSPVMAFNYDGGSASNVTIGAVGADRWNVEIFGRASHAGVAPERGISSTMILALALAEVKAGGWFGKVVKGKRQGTSNVGPVTGGEGRPAGDATNVVTDYVHVRGESRSHDGKFFKEITKAYKAAFEKAAKRVKNTQGKSGRVKFKAETDYYPFRMKESLPVVKRAIEAVAAVGGTPAVRAANGGLDANWMVRHGIPTVTFGAGQNEAHTIDEWINLDEYDRACALALQLATMR
- a CDS encoding CAP domain-containing protein; this encodes MGAWGTTTRRMVSGLMAGLVLLAAPVMAAESPAELISGFRLKHGEARVVRDATLDRIALEQAQAMAAKDDLSHEVLGSFTRRVAPAHAGRAAENIAYGYDSFEKTLGQWIDSSGHRKNLLLHNASRVGIASARNASGKRTYWAMVIAGDYEPKPGKGKKDKEPVVAVKRDAAPSGGPKSRDCHVKLLSLCI
- a CDS encoding aldo/keto reductase translates to MEYRRLGLSGLTVPALSLGTGTFGGVGRLAAWGTTDATEARRLLDICLDAGVSMFDSADVYSLGESERVLGEAIKGRRDKVLISTKATFRFGDGPNDIGSSRQHLLAAIDGSLKRLGTDYIDLFQLHGFDAFTPPEEVLATLDGLVRAGKIRYVGVSNFSGWHLMKSLAVADKYGYPRYVANQTYYSLIGRDYEWELMPLGLDQGIGAVVWSPLGWGRLTGKIRRGQPKPEVSRLPKTADFGPPVPDEHVYHVVDAIDEVARETGKSVSQIALNWLLRRPTVSTLIIGARNEAQLRENLGAVGWSLTKDQIERLDAASKVTLPYPYWHQRTTFTDRNPPPV
- a CDS encoding thiamine pyrophosphate-requiring protein, with amino-acid sequence MKLGTAIAEIMKREGIEILCGYPVNHLIEHAAKAEIRPVMVRQERVGIHMADAISRVTSGRSIGAFCMQHGPGAENAMGGVAQCFGESVPVLVLPMGYQRRLSHIEPNFNSSEVMKAFAKSSEPIILAAEVSNIFRRAFTRLKNGRGGPVIVEIPADMWNEEVPAPLDYTPVLRTRYAADPVHVKEAAALLINAKRPVIYAGQGVHYAQAWPQLKRLAECLAIPVTTSLGGKSSFPETHPLSLGSGGLAVPRAVPKFLAEADVIFGIGCSFTETSFGIAMPKGKTIIHSTLDPNHLNKDVEAKVGLVGDAGLVLDALLDEIGKTVTSDRDASAVAAEIAASHKEWLAKWMPKLTSNDAPLNPYRVLWDLQHTVDIHNTIITHDAGSPRDQLSPFWKAVEPLSYLGWGKTTQLGYGLGLAMGAKLAKPDKLCINVWGDAAIGFTGMDFETAVRERIPILSILLNNFSMAIELKVMPVSTEKYRSTDISGDYAAMARAFGGHGERVTKPEDIVPAIRRGIQKTREGVPTLLEFITSKETDVSRPGT